Genomic DNA from Leptospira venezuelensis:
TCCGACAGGTCAGGACCAATTTTTCTCCTACAAGCACGATCCAAACAAAAGTGCTTATCGCAGGAGGAGGGATCTCAGGACTTTCTTCCGGATATTATCTATCCCAATTCGGGATCTCGAATTATTTGATCTTGGACCTGGAGAAGGATATAGGTGGTAATTCCAGATATTCCGAAAGCAATTCTTTAAAATATCCTTGGGGTGCACATTATCTTCCACAACCGGGACCTGAATCAGTTTTAGTTCGTAAATTTTTAGAAGAGAACGGACTCGTCCAAGGCAAAGACTCAAATGGAAATCCAATCTATCCGGAAAAATATCTTTGTTTCGATCCGGAAGAAAGACTTTTTTACCAAGGAAGATGGCAAGCGGGTTTAGTTCCTAGAAGAAGTGGAGAACCTGACTCACAAGAATTATTATTTCGTAAAATTATAAACTCTTGGCAAAACAAAAGGGGAAGAGACGGACAAAAAGCATTCTGTATTCCGATAGATCGTTCTTCCAGAGATCCTGAATTTTTAAAATTGGATCGGATCACTTTTGCCGATTACCTAAAATCACTCGGAATCCAATCACCTGAGATCTTATGGTATGCAGACTATTGCACTCGAGATGATTACGGTGGGAATTCCGACAATATCTCCGCCTGGGCAGGACTTCATTATTTCTGTTCTCGTTTGAGAGAAGAGGAAGATTCTCCGCCAGTTCTAACCTGGCCGGAAGGAAACGGATTCCTGTTGGAGCTCCTACAAAAGCCATCTAAGGATAAGATCAGAACTTCTACACTCGTAGAAAGAATTCGCAAGAATTCAGGACGCTGGGAAATCAATGCATACGATGTAAAAGAAAAGAAAGATCTTCTGATCCAAGCAGAGCAAGTGATCTACTCTCTACCTTCTTTCACCCGAAAATATATTTTGGGAGAGGAGGAAACATTTCTACAAAGATTAGAATATTCTCCTTGGTTGGTTGCAAATCTGTTTGTAGATGAACTGCCTCAAGGAAAAGGTCATCCACCAGCTTGGGAGAATGTAATTTATAAAAGTAAATCTCTTGGATATGTTGTATCGACCCACCAAGATTTAAGAGCGCTTAGGCCTCAATCTGTTCTTACATATTATCTTGCTTTCGGAGAGAAAGATACCATCGCTTCTAGAAGATCTATTCTTCCTAAAACCTGGGAGAATTGGAAAGAAGAGATACTTACCGATCTCAAAAGACCTCATCCCAATATCGAAAGTTTAGTTTCTCGGATTGATATCATGACCCATGCACATGCAATGATACGTCCTGTTCCCGGATTTCTTTGGGGAGGAGAAAGGGAGAAATTAGCACAATCAGAATCAGGAATTCATTTTGCACATTGCGATCTAAGTGGAATTTCCATTTTTGAAGAAGCTTTATATAGAGGATTCGAAGCTTCTAAAAATGTACAAACCTTTTCAAAGAGAAGTTGATGGAGGAGAATAAAACGATCAGTCCATGGATCATTTCTAAAAGATTCGATCTTACTTGGTTTATTGCTCCCGGATTGATTTCAGTAATCATAGTATTGCTCGCGAATTACTTAGGATTTCCAGAACCTTCACCTCTTGGTTCCTCTAGGACAAACGGCAATGCATTACCTCCTTGGCTTTGGTTACTTCTTATTCCTGGTGTAGATGTATCACATGTATATTCTACTTTGTTTAGAGCCTATTTTGATAAGGAAGTTTGGAATCGGAAGAAAGTGCTTCTAAGCTTAGTTCCATTCCTTTGTTTTATAGCAGCCTTGGTTCTTTACTCTTTCGGAAAATTATTCTTCTGGGGGGCTATGGCTTATCTTGCAGTATTTCATTTTATAAGACAGCAATATGGTTTTTTGAGTTTATATGCGAGAACTGAACCCAAGACGGATAGCAAGATCCCATTCCTATTAGATAAGATCTGCCTTTATATGGTAACTGGTTTGCCAGTATTATATTGGCATCTAGTACCAGGTGGCAGGCATTTCGAATGGTTTATAGAAGGTGACTTTTATCAATACCCAAACCATTTCCTTTCAGACTTCATTCATATACTATTTTGGAGTTGGGTGATAGTATACTCTTTGAGCCAACTCTATCTTCTTCTTAAAGGAAGAAGGATCAGTATAGGAAAACTTCTACTCTTATTCAACACCGCTTCAGTTTGGTATGTAGGCATTGTATTATTAAACGATGATTTTGCATTTACCCTTACTAACGTGATCAACCATGGAATTCCGTATATGGCCTTGGTATTCGCATATTCTAATTTTAGAAAGAAGCAGCTTTCTTTCTTATTCTATAATAGCTTTCGTAATGGGGCGTTTGCCATCCTAAGCTTTTCATTAGTCTTATTGGCATTTGCTTTTTCGGAAGAATGGCTTTGGGATAGTTTTGTATGGAAGGAACATCCGTATCTATTCGGAAACTCTTCCGTAATAAAAGCTGAACTAGGACTTGGCCTTGAGGGAATCTTAGTGCCGATCTTCTTTCTTCCCCAATTCACTCATTATATCTTAGATGGGTTCCTTTGGAAGGGCGGAAAGAACAACTCTGAGCTGGAAGGCTTTATAGGCCTCCGAAATTTAGGCCCGTAAAGCCCTTCCGAATTGAAAAACGAGTATCTTACGGTTTTCCGATAGACAAGCCCGGTTTTCATCTCATAATGACGAAAAAGGAAAACAGGATCTACCTCAAT
This window encodes:
- a CDS encoding NAD(P)-binding protein, with amino-acid sequence MSEDRFSRKVFLSTLAFCAAVLGIGSYFRFKKRKIQGSILGPDRETGHRLRQVRTNFSPTSTIQTKVLIAGGGISGLSSGYYLSQFGISNYLILDLEKDIGGNSRYSESNSLKYPWGAHYLPQPGPESVLVRKFLEENGLVQGKDSNGNPIYPEKYLCFDPEERLFYQGRWQAGLVPRRSGEPDSQELLFRKIINSWQNKRGRDGQKAFCIPIDRSSRDPEFLKLDRITFADYLKSLGIQSPEILWYADYCTRDDYGGNSDNISAWAGLHYFCSRLREEEDSPPVLTWPEGNGFLLELLQKPSKDKIRTSTLVERIRKNSGRWEINAYDVKEKKDLLIQAEQVIYSLPSFTRKYILGEEETFLQRLEYSPWLVANLFVDELPQGKGHPPAWENVIYKSKSLGYVVSTHQDLRALRPQSVLTYYLAFGEKDTIASRRSILPKTWENWKEEILTDLKRPHPNIESLVSRIDIMTHAHAMIRPVPGFLWGGEREKLAQSESGIHFAHCDLSGISIFEEALYRGFEASKNVQTFSKRS